GCCGCGTTTGGGGCACGTCGGGGATCCGTCGCCCAGGCCAACGCGGGGGCGGTGGCGGTGGCAGAAGCCCAGGCGATGCTCCAACATATCCGCGTTGGGTCCTACCAGGTGCGTCTGCTGGCCCCCGGCGGCGTCCCCGGATCGGTGTTGGCGGTGGAGGTCCGCTGGCGCGTCCCCAATTTCTTCAAGCGCTTCCCGGGGCTCTTCAATCGCGATTTCGAGGGGCGCGCCGTGGCCTTCTTCCGCCAGGAGGGATGGTAAATGCGAGAGCGCGGCAATTCCCTGGTGCTGT
The genomic region above belongs to Armatimonadota bacterium and contains:
- a CDS encoding TadE/TadG family type IV pilus assembly protein; this encodes MDERGEITEFALVAPLILLILIGLVNFALAGYASAAAQQAAAFGARRGSVAQANAGAVAVAEAQAMLQHIRVGSYQVRLLAPGGVPGSVLAVEVRWRVPNFFKRFPGLFNRDFEGRAVAFFRQEGW